From the Callospermophilus lateralis isolate mCalLat2 chromosome 10, mCalLat2.hap1, whole genome shotgun sequence genome, the window GCCATGGCAACCCTAGGGCAGAGTGAGAAGTCCTGAGAGTAGAGGTGTGGACAGCATGGAGCCAGGCTGTGGGAGGGAAGGGACAGTGGACACTTCCTGATACCCTCTGGAGCCAGCTGGGCGATGGGCAGTGAACAAGGGCTTCTCTCCACCACCAGGGGTGACATTGCTCTGATCCCAGGTGCGACAAAAGCACATGCCTTGTGGTACACGTGCCAGGCACCGTTTTTCAACACTTACACTGATGTGTCATCCCATGAGTGCTTGACAGTTAAAGAAACCCAGACACAGCAAGGTGTGGCCACTCTGCTTGAGCCACTGCTAAGTAAGGTGCCAGATCCTGGGCTTTCCTTTtccatttctaatttttatttattgttgtggTACTGAACTGTGGACCTGAACCCATGACTTCACCCATGCTAGACCAGTGTTCTACCACCGAGCCATACCCTCACCCTCCCCAAGATTTCAAagctcacaataaacaaaaaagtGGAAAAATGGTCATACATCTATGGTTTGCAATTCCAAACATCCTGTTATGCTCTTCTACTTCTCTGTATTTTGGAACACATGGGAGTATTACAGTTGTGGGATACTTCATTCCTACTTAGGAACACTCTCTTCCAGGCGTCTTTATAATACTTCTCTCAGCTCAGTCATAAGTGACCACGCACACAGCACCCACTCACTCTTCTCAAGCCGCTGGTTGTTTTCACACAATGACCTAGGCTTTGGGAAGACACAAGGGCAGCTGCCTTTGCCTTGGTGGTAGTGTGTTTTCCTGGGGGAGGGGTAAGCCATAGTCCAGGGGCCACATCCAACTATGATGCTTGTTTTGCTAAGTGTGTCTGCTCTCCTGTTGGACGAGTAGTTGCAACTGAGGGCATAGCCCACAGAGCAAGGTGTTTAAGGCCTGGCTCCTTCTAGGTCTGACCACGCCTGagttcccctctccctccccttgacCTAGCTTTTACAGTGACCAAGCTCCTGGCATGGAGTTTGCTTCAGCATGAAAACAGTCTGCAGAGTGGACATTTATCAAGAATCCTTTATTCACCTTCTCATTTGCATTAGTTATTTTCAGGAATTTCACTTTTCTCTCCCTGTGTTGAAGAAAAGACCTCAGGGAATTAGTGGTGCCTGAGTGATTTCCCTGCTCCACCTGTGACATGTGACACCTAAGCACTTGATAAGGATgcctgtgggattttttttttttttttttgtctaaggaTAGTTTTGAAAGCATAAATATCCTTTGGGTCACATCAGTGCAGGATACCAAGTGGGGACCATGGTGGAGGTGTGAGTTCAGCTCACCACTCACTAACTTGTTTATCCTGAACAAACTGCCCATGAGGCCCCTCTGCCTCTGGGGGCAAAAGGGCCAAGTACACGGGGGTCTCGGCTCCTTCTTCAGGGCTCTTGGTGGCCGAGGGTCCTGCCATGTCGGTTCTCACCCACCCTGGGCAGCAGGCATTCAGCAGGATCTTGTCTCCTCTCCTCTGTTCACTGAGTTTCCAGGCATAGATTCTGGACAGGACTGTGACACCAATCTTGGACACTCCATAGGCAGAATTGGGCCAGCCTTCTTTTTCGTGCACTCCATTCTTTGCGTCTTCTACAAACTTGTTCATGAGCCCCACCAGCTCCTCCTCAGTGATCGTCTCACTTCGAAACTTCTGCTGCAGCTCTGGGCTGCAGCGTTTAAGGTTGACCAGACTCATCATGCTGGAGACATTCACCACTCTGCCTAAAATACATTCCAAACCATCATACATTCATCTGTGTTAACATGTAACATAAAATCTACATGAgggcctgggattgtggctcagtggtagagtgcttgcctagcatgtacgaggccctgggttcgaacctcagcaccacataaatgtaaaataaagatattgtgtccatctaaaactaaaaaataaatatttaaaaaaaaaaaaatctacatgagAACAGTGAACACCAAATTTACTGAAATGTTAGAGCAGAAAGAGCGTTAGCAGTATGAGCTTTAGGAGAAACAGACATGGACTGTTGGGTGGTTGCATAACGAACTTCCATAAAGAACCTCCTGGGATCACAGGGTGCTTGTGAGCACAGAAGTTGCAAGGAAGCTGTACACTCAAGTGACAACTCTAAGCCACACATCTCCTTGTTGTAAAGGCGGCTGGCTGCTGGTGTATCATAATGAGAGGGGGTCTCCCTGAGTGGAGGAGTACTAGGGCAGTTTTTAGTGGAAGACTAGGAGAGTCTGTGGCGTGCACAGCATGAAACACTTTGATGGGGAGATGAAATGAGCCAGGAGGGAGACAGGGGCAGATCACAGCGTCACTGTGAACCATGCTGAGGGCCTGGATTTCTCCTGAAGGAGTCTGGGAGTGCCCGGCACAGCTTCAGCAGAAGCAGACACTGTGCAGAGCCCTGGGAAAGGGCATGACTCAAGAGGGAGGCCTCTCAGGAGGGTTTGCAGGTGTGTGCATGGTCAGCTGAGGGCCCGTTTAGGGCTGGGATGAGGGATTCGGGTGACTCTCAGTGGGCACAACcttttactttaaatttttttataccACGGATTTATTCTAGAaagtgcttaaacactgagccacataacTAGCTTTGTTTTTGAAATTTGAGGCAGGTTCTTCCTATattgcttagagccttggtaatttgctgaggtgggccttgaacttgcaatcctcttgcctcagcttcttgagttgTTGGGATTGCAGGGGTGTGCCATGATGCCCAGCTCAGTGGGCACAATCTTAGCACATGGGCATTGCTGATGTGGAGGTAGAGCCTCGTGACCACCAGGGTGGCCATGATGGTGGGTGGCCAGGAAGATTTAGAGGAAGGATGGACATCCCCTGAAAGTATCAGTTTAGACTGGGGGTTGTCAGGAGTTATGGAGGATCAGGAACATCCATATGTGTGAGTTGGTCTGGGAGTGTTTTGGGCAGGTGACAGGTTTAGTGGGGCTGTGTCTAGTGAGGTGGTCCTAGTCCATGAGTCTGAATAAGGGTGCACAGATGGAATCTAGGGCCTTTGTCAGTaggagggaaagaagaaataaagagctGCTCTGAGGAGACCTTTGAACAGACACTTGAGGATACCAAAGAGCCAGGTGTGGCAAGAACAGTGCACAGAGGATTAAGCCACTGGAGAAGGCGGGTGGGGAAGTAGAGCTGCACCTGGCAGGTGGAGGCCCAGCAAGGCAGGGGCACAGCTGCAGCAGGAGAGGCCAGGGGCAAGGAGATGAGACTGCAGGAGGGCAGGGCCAGATCACCCACCCCACTCACCTTGTGGTTTTATGAGGGGGAGTAGCTCTGTGCAGACATCTCGGGTACCAAAAAAGTTTGTTTTCATTGTGACTTCTGCTTGAATATGAAAGGGTGTCGTATCAGCCGCttttgagaaaaaaagagaaaacaataaacagTTGCCATGGAGTAGAATTTCTCAGAAATAAGAGAGTGCACAGGATATCCCTCCAAGTAAAGTCTTTTGTCTAGTGTAGGGTTGTTCACACTTGAGATCTCCTGGGAAGCGGGTATAGCAGTTGGGGAAGGAACGGGGAAGGGTttcagatagtgacctcattatattgttatattttcttctatatgAACATGTAGCatgaaatcccatcattatgtacagctctgatgcagcaataaaaaaaatgtagaaagcgGAAAAAAGTCAATCTCCTAGTTTCATAACATTCTTTGTTTTTGTAGAATGGCAGTATTGGGGTAGTCTGAGTCATGGGTACTGTCTATTTACTATATTGGTGTAATCAATATTTCGCAATTATTTATTTCAAAAGTAGTCAAAAGTCTATTCAACTGCTTTAATGTAAAGTTTTTTGTAAAGAAAACCTAGAAAGGTCCCAATGAGTCCCAGCCACGCAAACACAATGTCCCTTTGGCTTGCACCTTCTCGGTCTCTGCTTTCCCTATGGCTTCAGTCTGTGCTGTTCTGTTTCTTTCTAGGGAGACTTTCTGGATCCCACAAAGTAGAGGGCACCCGCCCCTGAGCCGCTTGCACAATCGTGGTCCCCCAGGACTACAAGCTTTGCACCCAGACCGACCGCTTACTCTTAAAGGCGATGCCCGCGTTGTTGACCAGCACATCTAGTCCCCCGTACTCCTTGCGTAGGAAGTCGCGCAGGTTGCGGATGCTCTGCTGGTCGTCGATGTCCAGCTGGTGGAAGAGCGGGCTCAGGCCCTCTGCCTGCAGCTGCTGCACTGCTGCCTGGCCCCGCGCCTCGCTGCGCGCGGTGAGCACCACGTCCCCCGAGAACTGGCGACAGAGGTCGCGCACGATGGCAAAGCCAATGCCCTTGTTGCCTCCAGTGACGAGCGCCACGCGGCGACAGGACGACATGGCTGGTGGGCAGCGCGGAACACCTGCGCGGAAAGCGGACCTTAGAACCTCTGCACTGCTGGAGCGCAAAAGTGGAGCAACCGCTTTTGCCCGGGACCGCCCGCCCACCACGCAGGCGCAGGCGCAGCCCCGCCCCGCGCAAGGCGTGGCCCGCCTGGAGTCCCCTGGAGTCATCTTAGGTGGTCAAGGACTGGGAGCTGGAGATTAAAGTTGTGCTTTGCAATTTAATCTTTGCAAAACTCGCCTCCTGATTTTATTGGTGTGTACTTAATGAATTGTTCAACTGTGGGTTCCTTTCGCGGTTAGAGAAATAAACAGTGAAATCGGGTAGCTTTTTGTAGAGGAACATGAGGAGTGTTTTGGGGGAGTCAGAGTGAACCAGGAGGTAGGCTGGGGCAGATCACTGGCATCCCTGGGAACCACGCTGAGG encodes:
- the LOC143408453 gene encoding carbonyl reductase [NADPH] 1 — its product is MSSCRRVALVTGGNKGIGFAIVRDLCRQFSGDVVLTARSEARGQAAVQQLQAEGLSPLFHQLDIDDQQSIRNLRDFLRKEYGGLDVLVNNAGIAFKTADTTPFHIQAEVTMKTNFFGTRDVCTELLPLIKPQGRVVNVSSMMSLVNLKRCSPELQQKFRSETITEEELVGLMNKFVEDAKNGVHEKEGWPNSAYGVSKIGVTVLSRIYAWKLSEQRRGDKILLNACCPGWVRTDMAGPSATKSPEEGAETPVYLALLPPEAEGPHGQFVQDKQVSEW